A single Pangasianodon hypophthalmus isolate fPanHyp1 chromosome 27, fPanHyp1.pri, whole genome shotgun sequence DNA region contains:
- the dab2ipb gene encoding DAB2 interacting protein b isoform X5, which yields MPIYEGFKQNNLTRKSDFSEDSKLSHLMPRLKESRSHESLLSPSSAVEALDLSMEEEVLIKPVHSSILGQDYCFEVSTSTGSKCFSCRSAAERDKWMENLRRAVHPNKDNSRRVENTLRLWVIEAKDLPAKKKYFCELCLDDALYARTSCKLKADNVFWGEHFEFTNLPAVQNITVHLYRDSDKKKKKDKNNYVGLVNISVESVTSRQLVEKWYPVSTPNPGKGKTAGPMIRIKARYQSMNILPMEMYKEFAEYTTNNYMLLCSVLEPAISVKNKEEMACALVHILQSTGKAKDFLTDLMMSEVDRCGENEHLIFRENTLGTKAIEEYLKLVGQKYLQDALGEFIKALYESDENCEVDPPKCSASDLPEHQSNLKMCCELAFCKIINSYCVFPRELKEVFASWRQECSNRGRPDISERLISASLFLRFLCPAIMSPSLFNLTQEYPDERTARTLTLIAKVTQNLANFTKFGNKEEYMSFMNQFLEHEWTNMQRFLLEISNPETISNTAGFEGYIDLGRELSTLHSLLAEVVSQMDQAATSKLGPLPRILRDVHTALTNPSSVQVPAPSDSAPSPPPAGCSVSTSLQKMTMDSDLSGLVDFTRLPSPTPENKDLFFVTRSSGLHGSPARSSSYSEANEPELGLSNGAKSLSMVDLQEATRTLELIPVTTEGTVEKHLVAWNTRTPQCNPSGGPTLQKVGQKSTSTAGEVMPGRPVQLLAPLSFQNPVYQMAAGLPLSPRVPTGGDSGSECHSSLSSHSNNEEAGCGKLSFLNQGGGVGDELARSSGEFSRRQLSLTEALHGGCQSAVPRQNSSGPQRRIDQPPPPTQAAAPRGRTPPSMLSSAPYPRPSSGSAVSSSPDWPGSGARLRQQSSSSKGDSPETKQRSQHKAPSPVIPSALDRTAAWLMNVPYLEQDSETDPRRDAQALNEKYQAEIAVLQDQLRVCVQQLEQCEARLHSQDDQAQQLLLQYQNRLEDAEQRLHRQQEDKELQMKSIISRLMSVEDELKKDHADMQSVVDAKQKIIDAQEKRIASLDAANARLMGALSQLKERYSMQTRNGISPTNPTKLQITENGEFRNSSNC from the exons ATCTCATCTGATGCCGAGACTGAAAGAATCGCGCTCTCACGAGTCGTTGCTCAGTCCCAGTAGTGCAGTGGAAGCTCTGGACCTCAGCATGGAGGAGGAGGTCCTCATCAAACCCGTACACAGCTCCATCCTGGGTCAGGACTACTGCTTTGAG GTGAGCACCTCAACAGGAAGCAAGTGTTTCTCATGTCGCTCAGCTGCCGAAAGGGACAAATGGATGGAGAACCTCAGACGAGCCGTTCACCCAAACAAG GACAACAGCCGTCGGGTAGAGAACACCCTTCGGCTGTGGGTGATCGAAGCCAAAGATCTTCCGGCCAAGAAGAAGTACTTCTGTGAGCTGTGCCTGGATGATGCCCTTTATGCCCGCACCTCCTGCAAGCTGAAAGCAGACAACGTCTTCTGGGGAGAGCACTTTGAGTTCACCAACCTGCCTGCTGTCCAAAACATCACTGTCCACCTCTACAGGGactcagacaaaaaaaagaaaaaagacaagaacaACTATGTGGGACTGGTAAACATCTCGGTAGAAAGTGTGACCAGTAGGCAACTTGTTGAGAAGTGGTACCCTGTTAGCACACCAAACCCAGGGAAGGGAAAGACTGCAGGACCTATGATCCGGATAAAGGCCCGCTACCAAAGTATGAATATCCTTCCAATGGAGATGTATAAGGAATTCGCTGAATACACTACCAACAACTATATGCTGCTCTGCTCTGTGCTGGAACCAGCCATCAGTGTCAAGAACAAAGAAGAGATGGCTTGCGCCCTGGTACACATCCTGCAAAGCACTGGGAAAgccaag GACTTCCTGACTGATCTGATGATGTCTGAGGTGGACAGATGTGGCGAGAACGAGCACTTGATCTTTCGCGAGAACACACTGGGTACCAAAGCCATCGAGGAGTACCTCAAACTTGTGGGCCAGAAATATCTTCAGGATGCACTGG GGGAGTTTATAAAAGCACTGTATGAGTCAGATGAAAATTGTGAAGTGGACCCGCCGAAATGTTCAGCCAGTGACCTTCCTGAACACCAGAGCAACCTGAAGATGTGCTGCGAGCTCGCCTTCTGCAAAATCATCAACTCCTACTG tgtttttccaCGAGAACTGAAAGAAGTGTTTGCATCGTGGAGGCAGGAATGCAGTAACCGTGGGCGTCCGGACATCAGCGAGCGTCTGATCAGTGCCTCATTGTTCTTGCGCTTCCTGTGTCCTGCCATCATGTCTCCATCCCTGTTTAACCTGACACAGGAATATCCAGACGAACGCACGGctcgcacactcacactcatcgCTAAGGTCACGCAGAACCTCGCCAACTTCACCAA GTTCGGCAATAAGGAGGAGTACATGTCCTTCATGAACCAGTTTTTGGAGCACGAGTGGACCAACATGCAACGCTTTCTACTTGAGATCTCCAACCCCGAGACTATCTCCAACACGGCCGGCTTTGAAGGCTACATCGACCTTGGCCGTGAGCTCTCCACGCTGCACTCCTTACTAGCCGAGGTCGTGTCTCAAATGGATCAG GCTGCCACCTCCAAACTGGGTCCATTACCCAGAATCCTCCGAGATGTTCACACAGCACTGACTAATCCATCGAGTGTTCAGGTGCCTGCGCCATCTGATAGCGCTCCGTCCCCTCCGCCTGCTGGGTGCAGTGTCTCTACTAGCCTGCAGAAAATGACCATGGACAGTGACCTATCAGG CCTGGTTGACTTCACCCGTCTCCCCTCGCCAACTCCAGAGAACAAGGACCTGTTTTTCGTGACACGTTCTTCAGGTCTCCATGGCTCACCAGCCCGCAGCTCCAGCTACTCCGAGGCCAATGAGCCTGAACTTGGCCTGTCCAATGGCGCTAAAAGTCTGTCCATGGTGGACCTACAGGAGGCCACCAGGACCTTGGAACTCATCCCAGTCACAACAGAAGGTACTGTTGAGAAGCACCTGGTGGCTTGGAACACCCGGACGCCACAGTGCAACCCATCCGGAGGCCCCACGCTCCAGAAGGTGGGGCAGAAGTCCACAAGTACAGCAGGAGAGGTGATGCCAGGCAGGCCAGTTCAGCTCCTCGCCCCTCTGTCCTTTCAGAATCCCGTGTACCAGATGGCGGCAGGATTGCCTTTGTCTCCAAGAGTGCCGACCGGAGGAGATTCTGGCTCTGAATGTCACAGTTCTCTCAGCTCGCACAGCAACAATGAGGAAGCCGGGTGCGGGAAACTCAGCTTCCTGAACCAGGGGGGTGGGGTCGGGGACGAGTTGGCCAGAAGCTCTGGGGAGTTTTCAAGAAGGCAGCTCTCGCTTACTGAAGCACTGCATGGAGGATGCCAATCTGCAGTGCCACGTCAAAACAGCTCCGGTCCGCAGCGCCGAATCGACCAACCACCACCACCCACACAGGCTGCTGCCCCCCGTGGACGGACTCCGCCCAGCATGCTGAGCTCTGCCCCGTACCCACGGCCCTCAAGTGGCAGCGCTGTTTCGTCATCACCTGATTGGCCGGGGAGTGGTGCGAGACTTCGTCAGCAGAGCTCATCTTCCAAAGGGGACAGTCCTGAGACGAAGCAACGGTCACAGCATAAG GCCCCGTCCCCAGTGATCCCCAGTGCGTTGGATCGTACGGCTGCGTGGTTGATGAATGTGCCGTACTTAGAGCAGGACTCAGAGACAGATCCACGCAGGGATGCTCAAGCACTCAATGAGAAG taTCAGGCAGAGATAGCCGTGCTGCAGGATCAGCTAcgcgtgtgtgtgcagcagcTGGAGCAGTGTGAGGCTCGGCTGCACTCTCAGGACGATCAGGCTCAACAGCTGCTGCTGCAGTACCAGAACCGTCTGGAGGACGCTGAGCAGAGACTGCACCGCCAGCAGGAGGACAAAGAGCTGCAGATGAAGAGCATCATTAGTAG
- the dab2ipb gene encoding DAB2 interacting protein b isoform X6, whose product MPRLKESRSHESLLSPSSAVEALDLSMEEEVLIKPVHSSILGQDYCFEVSTSTGSKCFSCRSAAERDKWMENLRRAVHPNKDNSRRVENTLRLWVIEAKDLPAKKKYFCELCLDDALYARTSCKLKADNVFWGEHFEFTNLPAVQNITVHLYRDSDKKKKKDKNNYVGLVNISVESVTSRQLVEKWYPVSTPNPGKGKTAGPMIRIKARYQSMNILPMEMYKEFAEYTTNNYMLLCSVLEPAISVKNKEEMACALVHILQSTGKAKDFLTDLMMSEVDRCGENEHLIFRENTLGTKAIEEYLKLVGQKYLQDALGEFIKALYESDENCEVDPPKCSASDLPEHQSNLKMCCELAFCKIINSYCVFPRELKEVFASWRQECSNRGRPDISERLISASLFLRFLCPAIMSPSLFNLTQEYPDERTARTLTLIAKVTQNLANFTKFGNKEEYMSFMNQFLEHEWTNMQRFLLEISNPETISNTAGFEGYIDLGRELSTLHSLLAEVVSQMDQAATSKLGPLPRILRDVHTALTNPSSVQVPAPSDSAPSPPPAGCSVSTSLQKMTMDSDLSGLVDFTRLPSPTPENKDLFFVTRSSGLHGSPARSSSYSEANEPELGLSNGAKSLSMVDLQEATRTLELIPVTTEGTVEKHLVAWNTRTPQCNPSGGPTLQKVGQKSTSTAGEVMPGRPVQLLAPLSFQNPVYQMAAGLPLSPRVPTGGDSGSECHSSLSSHSNNEEAGCGKLSFLNQGGGVGDELARSSGEFSRRQLSLTEALHGGCQSAVPRQNSSGPQRRIDQPPPPTQAAAPRGRTPPSMLSSAPYPRPSSGSAVSSSPDWPGSGARLRQQSSSSKGDSPETKQRSQHKAPSPVIPSALDRTAAWLMNVPYLEQDSETDPRRDAQALNEKYQAEIAVLQDQLRVCVQQLEQCEARLHSQDDQAQQLLLQYQNRLEDAEQRLHRQQEDKELQMKSIISRLMSVEDELKKDHADMQSVVDAKQKIIDAQEKRIASLDAANARLMGALSQLKERYSMQTRNGISPTNPTKLQITENGEFRNSSNC is encoded by the exons ATGCCGAGACTGAAAGAATCGCGCTCTCACGAGTCGTTGCTCAGTCCCAGTAGTGCAGTGGAAGCTCTGGACCTCAGCATGGAGGAGGAGGTCCTCATCAAACCCGTACACAGCTCCATCCTGGGTCAGGACTACTGCTTTGAG GTGAGCACCTCAACAGGAAGCAAGTGTTTCTCATGTCGCTCAGCTGCCGAAAGGGACAAATGGATGGAGAACCTCAGACGAGCCGTTCACCCAAACAAG GACAACAGCCGTCGGGTAGAGAACACCCTTCGGCTGTGGGTGATCGAAGCCAAAGATCTTCCGGCCAAGAAGAAGTACTTCTGTGAGCTGTGCCTGGATGATGCCCTTTATGCCCGCACCTCCTGCAAGCTGAAAGCAGACAACGTCTTCTGGGGAGAGCACTTTGAGTTCACCAACCTGCCTGCTGTCCAAAACATCACTGTCCACCTCTACAGGGactcagacaaaaaaaagaaaaaagacaagaacaACTATGTGGGACTGGTAAACATCTCGGTAGAAAGTGTGACCAGTAGGCAACTTGTTGAGAAGTGGTACCCTGTTAGCACACCAAACCCAGGGAAGGGAAAGACTGCAGGACCTATGATCCGGATAAAGGCCCGCTACCAAAGTATGAATATCCTTCCAATGGAGATGTATAAGGAATTCGCTGAATACACTACCAACAACTATATGCTGCTCTGCTCTGTGCTGGAACCAGCCATCAGTGTCAAGAACAAAGAAGAGATGGCTTGCGCCCTGGTACACATCCTGCAAAGCACTGGGAAAgccaag GACTTCCTGACTGATCTGATGATGTCTGAGGTGGACAGATGTGGCGAGAACGAGCACTTGATCTTTCGCGAGAACACACTGGGTACCAAAGCCATCGAGGAGTACCTCAAACTTGTGGGCCAGAAATATCTTCAGGATGCACTGG GGGAGTTTATAAAAGCACTGTATGAGTCAGATGAAAATTGTGAAGTGGACCCGCCGAAATGTTCAGCCAGTGACCTTCCTGAACACCAGAGCAACCTGAAGATGTGCTGCGAGCTCGCCTTCTGCAAAATCATCAACTCCTACTG tgtttttccaCGAGAACTGAAAGAAGTGTTTGCATCGTGGAGGCAGGAATGCAGTAACCGTGGGCGTCCGGACATCAGCGAGCGTCTGATCAGTGCCTCATTGTTCTTGCGCTTCCTGTGTCCTGCCATCATGTCTCCATCCCTGTTTAACCTGACACAGGAATATCCAGACGAACGCACGGctcgcacactcacactcatcgCTAAGGTCACGCAGAACCTCGCCAACTTCACCAA GTTCGGCAATAAGGAGGAGTACATGTCCTTCATGAACCAGTTTTTGGAGCACGAGTGGACCAACATGCAACGCTTTCTACTTGAGATCTCCAACCCCGAGACTATCTCCAACACGGCCGGCTTTGAAGGCTACATCGACCTTGGCCGTGAGCTCTCCACGCTGCACTCCTTACTAGCCGAGGTCGTGTCTCAAATGGATCAG GCTGCCACCTCCAAACTGGGTCCATTACCCAGAATCCTCCGAGATGTTCACACAGCACTGACTAATCCATCGAGTGTTCAGGTGCCTGCGCCATCTGATAGCGCTCCGTCCCCTCCGCCTGCTGGGTGCAGTGTCTCTACTAGCCTGCAGAAAATGACCATGGACAGTGACCTATCAGG CCTGGTTGACTTCACCCGTCTCCCCTCGCCAACTCCAGAGAACAAGGACCTGTTTTTCGTGACACGTTCTTCAGGTCTCCATGGCTCACCAGCCCGCAGCTCCAGCTACTCCGAGGCCAATGAGCCTGAACTTGGCCTGTCCAATGGCGCTAAAAGTCTGTCCATGGTGGACCTACAGGAGGCCACCAGGACCTTGGAACTCATCCCAGTCACAACAGAAGGTACTGTTGAGAAGCACCTGGTGGCTTGGAACACCCGGACGCCACAGTGCAACCCATCCGGAGGCCCCACGCTCCAGAAGGTGGGGCAGAAGTCCACAAGTACAGCAGGAGAGGTGATGCCAGGCAGGCCAGTTCAGCTCCTCGCCCCTCTGTCCTTTCAGAATCCCGTGTACCAGATGGCGGCAGGATTGCCTTTGTCTCCAAGAGTGCCGACCGGAGGAGATTCTGGCTCTGAATGTCACAGTTCTCTCAGCTCGCACAGCAACAATGAGGAAGCCGGGTGCGGGAAACTCAGCTTCCTGAACCAGGGGGGTGGGGTCGGGGACGAGTTGGCCAGAAGCTCTGGGGAGTTTTCAAGAAGGCAGCTCTCGCTTACTGAAGCACTGCATGGAGGATGCCAATCTGCAGTGCCACGTCAAAACAGCTCCGGTCCGCAGCGCCGAATCGACCAACCACCACCACCCACACAGGCTGCTGCCCCCCGTGGACGGACTCCGCCCAGCATGCTGAGCTCTGCCCCGTACCCACGGCCCTCAAGTGGCAGCGCTGTTTCGTCATCACCTGATTGGCCGGGGAGTGGTGCGAGACTTCGTCAGCAGAGCTCATCTTCCAAAGGGGACAGTCCTGAGACGAAGCAACGGTCACAGCATAAG GCCCCGTCCCCAGTGATCCCCAGTGCGTTGGATCGTACGGCTGCGTGGTTGATGAATGTGCCGTACTTAGAGCAGGACTCAGAGACAGATCCACGCAGGGATGCTCAAGCACTCAATGAGAAG taTCAGGCAGAGATAGCCGTGCTGCAGGATCAGCTAcgcgtgtgtgtgcagcagcTGGAGCAGTGTGAGGCTCGGCTGCACTCTCAGGACGATCAGGCTCAACAGCTGCTGCTGCAGTACCAGAACCGTCTGGAGGACGCTGAGCAGAGACTGCACCGCCAGCAGGAGGACAAAGAGCTGCAGATGAAGAGCATCATTAGTAG